DNA from Agarilytica rhodophyticola:
TAATCCGCACAGGCTATTTAGAAGACTCAAGCTTAATTGCACGCCGCTTTCTTGAGTCTAACTGGATTGTGTGTGCCTCACCTAAATACCTTAAACAATACGGTTCGCCAACAAACCCTATCGATCTGCAGCAGCACAATTGTCTGCAATACACATATCATACGAGTGGCGCCAGTGAATGGGAGTTTAAATCTGAGACGGGCAACTACATGGTCAAAGTTGCAGGATCGTTTTTTACCGACAACGCAGCAGCACTGCGTAAAACCACCTTGGCAGGCTACGGCATTGCTTATGTACCACGTTGCTTAGTTTATACTGACTTGCAAAATAATAGTTTGGTGGATTTGTTCCCAACGCTTGTAGCCAAAAAAGTCGGTATATACGCAGTTTATCCCTTTACGAAGCAAGCACCGAAAAAAATAAGACTGTTGGTAGAACATATCCGCCAACGTTATCTTGATATGGCACATTATTTTTAGGGTCGATTAAAGCAAAAACCGCCACTCATTAGCTTTATTTGGCCACTCATTAGCTTTATTTGAAGGTTGCCCCGTCTTCGATAGATTTCGGTAATGTCAAACCGAATTTACTAAGGCTTTTCTTGTTAAAGTAATAATTTTTAGCTCTGGAAGATTTAATCCTGACAGTATCTTTTTTGCCAAGTATATTCTTTGCCATAATAGCAGCATTGTACCCGTGGCTTGCCCCCTCAAGCACGATTGCTCCTACTATTTGATTTTCCTCTATCAGCCCCTCTCCCACAACATTCTTCATTATGGTAAAGATCGGGATTTTTGAGTTTCTACTTGTCCACTCTATGACGGCATTGGCATCAATTACTGCATCATTACTTCTATCTTTGATCGTGTACCAGTTTTTTAACAAAATCGCATCGTAATTTTCATGTGCGGATGTCACAGCTTTTTTCCAGGTATCAAAATAACCTATGCTTTTTCGGTCAATTTTACCGTGATCAAGAATCACTTTTTCCTGACCTTCAAAGTTCATTGCTATGATTGCTTTAGCGGATGAACTGTCGTCAAATAAAATTAAAACATCTTTTTTTTCAGGTGGTAAAATCTTTCTAATGGTTCGCACCAAAGATACTGAAAGTCGCCTTTCGAGTATGCCATACACATTATTAGGAATCTTGTTGCCGCTAAAATAGTTCCTAGGATTATTGTCTATACCATAAAAAACTGTTGGGAATTTAGCTTGAGCAAGATAAGGACCAAGGCGTTCTAGTGCTACATCATCTGCCACAAAAAGAAGCGCCGGATTTATTTCTTTCACCTTTCTCCAAGCATACTCACTTGCCAGAACATGTTCAGTTGAAGAGGTTCGCTTTGCATCTAAATAAAATATGGTGAGTTTATCATCGGCTTCAAGCCCAGACCGCAGACCTGCGATACAGTCCTGAGTCCAGTGATTCTCTGCATGGTAACTAGATATAAGTGCAAATTCGCGAGCATAAGCATAACTATTAAGAAAAGTTCCGAGCGAAACAAAGAGCAATAAAGCGTATTTCATTTTCCAAGCTTTGGTTTAGATTGTTGTCATCAAGAGCTTCTAATGAAGCTTGGACTATTATTAGTTATTAGTAAACATCAAGAAGCTGGAGCCTATTAATATGTTCATCGTGAGAATTACCTCAGATGATAATAGTATCTTCGCATATTTATATGGATCAACGTCACCATAAGCAAGTAATGTCAATTAAATTTGACGCATAGTAATACCAAAAGTCGTTCTAGTACATCTCCTTAACCTTTATCAAAAACTTGAAAACGTTTTCGCCTTATCTAGCGCTCTATGGAAAAGCTTGGCCTATAGGTTGTCATTCATTATTTATCAAAGTTATTAATCTTAAGCTCGCTTTTTTAGCACTCTGCTATCATAGCTATCATTTCTAAAAAGACTTTATTTAGCTCTATAACTCCGGCTTATAATATTATGTGCAATATTTGCTTTTTATCATCAACAGTGACAACTCAATATTAAAATTTAATTCGATCATGGTTGATTGATAGACAGAAACGAAACGATCTTTTTTGATGATTTTTATGCCACCATGTAAAGGTATCTCTATTTCCCTAAACAATATGCACAAGAGTATTACAATATAGAAATCCCATTACAACGCCATTCAACGAAAGTAGAAGTCGCAATAAATATTTTGAGTTAAAAAAATGAACCTATTGCCTTAAATCGATACTCTACTCATAAATATTTAAATCATTCGTTATATTTATGACAAACCCTAAACGGTAAATATGTGTATGCAGTTAAATAACTTTCCTTCTGTTCTTATTTCCTCTCGTCATTTGTTGGCCTACGCCCGTCAGCAAACGCAGAAATTAAATAGCAAATATAAGGATTCAGGATTTCAGTTTCGTGTTATTGATATTTATAGGATGGATATAGAAAAATCAGAAAAACTTTTAAACGATACATTAGAATTTGAACGGTATAAAAAGCAATATGAGTTTGCTTTCATAGCTTCTCAGTATGCTTCTTGGAATAAAAGAATAAGCTATACAAAATAATTTACTACAGCACCTATCCTTTCGGTGTAATTATTTATTTAAATTTATGACTTTTTAAACTCTCATTATCGAAAGACTTACAGATATGCTTAACTAATAAGTGCAAATCTTTATATGCCTCATAAGATATGTACAGCTTACGATTATTCTCACTAATATTTTTACCATAATAATTAAAAACTTGCACCACACCAATTTTCTTTTTTTTACCAATTATTTCAGACCTCA
Protein-coding regions in this window:
- a CDS encoding ABC transporter substrate-binding protein gives rise to the protein MKYALLLFVSLGTFLNSYAYAREFALISSYHAENHWTQDCIAGLRSGLEADDKLTIFYLDAKRTSSTEHVLASEYAWRKVKEINPALLFVADDVALERLGPYLAQAKFPTVFYGIDNNPRNYFSGNKIPNNVYGILERRLSVSLVRTIRKILPPEKKDVLILFDDSSSAKAIIAMNFEGQEKVILDHGKIDRKSIGYFDTWKKAVTSAHENYDAILLKNWYTIKDRSNDAVIDANAVIEWTSRNSKIPIFTIMKNVVGEGLIEENQIVGAIVLEGASHGYNAAIMAKNILGKKDTVRIKSSRAKNYYFNKKSLSKFGLTLPKSIEDGATFK
- a CDS encoding LysR family transcriptional regulator encodes the protein MHLDDLILFSHVAELGSFVRAAEKSDLANSVVSKRISRLEAHLGVQLFYRTTRKLTLTEAGMTLRQRAKNIEIAAAEAMDSISGLGETMTGHIKMSVPTISGDLLIAEAVAEFCQQHPGLTVDMSLENRFVDLIEGGYDLVIRTGYLEDSSLIARRFLESNWIVCASPKYLKQYGSPTNPIDLQQHNCLQYTYHTSGASEWEFKSETGNYMVKVAGSFFTDNAAALRKTTLAGYGIAYVPRCLVYTDLQNNSLVDLFPTLVAKKVGIYAVYPFTKQAPKKIRLLVEHIRQRYLDMAHYF